The Bacteroidota bacterium region ACGCCCTCCACGCCCTCCACGCCCTCCACGCCCTCCACGCCCTCCACGCCCTCCACGCCCTCCACGCCCTCCACGCCCTCCACGCCCTCCACGCCCTCCACGCCCTCCACGCCCGACGCCTCAGCCGTTTTCGCCGATGCTTAAACCTCTGGCGTCTGAACGAGCCGGCGCGGCGAAGTATTTTCGCAGGCTTTCAGCCCTAGCTCCTCCGACGTCCACCGGTACCCAACGACTCGCCATGCAGCTTCTCCGCTCTGCCCTTCTGCCCGCCCTCGCCGTCCTCCTGGTCGCCGGCCTCGTCGCCGGCTGCTCGTCCGGCCCGCGCATCCCCGCCGACCCTGACGCGGCGGCCGTCGCCGAGTTCACGGGCGAGACCCTGACGCTCGGCGAGTTCGAGAACCGCTACGCGCTGACCGTCGGCAGCCGCGAGGCCGCCGCCGCCGACTCCCTGGCGGCCTACGAGGACTTCCTCCAGCGCTACGTCGACTTCCGCCTGAAGGTCCAGCAGGCCCGCGACCTCGGCCTCGACCGGGACTCGACGATCCTCGCCGAGATCGACGACTACCGCGCGCAGCTTGCCAAGCCGTACCTCGTCGAGCGCGAGGTCCTCGAAGACATCACGCGCGACCTCTTCGAGAAGCAGAAGGAGGAGATCCGCGCCGCGCACGTCCTGATCCGCGTCGACGAGACCGCCGCCCCCGAGGACACCCTCGCAGCGTTCACGAAAATCGCGGCGCTCCGCGACTCCGTCGCCGCCGGGGCCGACTTCGAGGAGATCGCCGTGCGCAACTCCGAGGACCCGTCGGCCCAGAACAACCGGGGCGACCTCGGCTATTTCTCGGGCGGCCGGATGATCCAGGCGTTCGAGGACATGGCCTACGCCACGCCGGTCGGCGAGGTCTCGCCCGCCTTCCGCACGCGCTTCGGCTACCACATCCTGAACGTCACCGACCGCCGCCCGGCCGAGGGCGAAATCCAGGCGTCCCACATCCTCGTCCGCATCAGCCCCGAGGCGACGGCCACCGACTCCACCGAGGCCCGCACCCTGGCCGCCTCGCTGCGCGACCGCGCCCTCGCCGGGGAGGACTTCGCCACGCTCGCCCGCCAGTATTCCGACGACGAGGCCTCCGGCAAGCGCGGCGGCGACCTCGGCTTCTTCGCCCGCTCACGCATGGTGCCGCCCTTCGCCGACGCCGCCTACGCGCTCGGAGAGATCGGCGACCTCTCGGACGTGGTCGAGACGCGCTTCGGGTACCACGTCATCCTCCTCACCGGCCGCAAGGAGCTCGAGACCTACGACGAGGCCTACCCCGACCTCAAGCAGACCGCCGAGCGCCTGCCGCGCACCGCCGTCCGCCGCCAGGCCGTCGGCCGCGCCTTCCGCACCGAGGCCGGCAGCACGGTCGACGCGAACATGCTGCGCCGCGCCACGGCTGCCTACACCCCGGACAGCCTCCTCTTCCTCGCCGCGACCCAGAACTTCGGCGACTTCGCCGGCGAGACCTTCGCCACGGTCGGCGACTCGACGTTCACGCTCGGTGCCTTCGCCGACTACATCCGCCAGGCCCGCCCGGTACCCGGGGCCGACCAGTTCGGCCAGCTCTTCGACCTCGCCGACGACTTCCTCAACGAGGAGTCCGTCGAGCTCGTCGCGCTCCGCCTCGAAGAGCGCGATCCCGAGTTCCGGCGGATCATGGAAGACTACGCCGACGGCGTCCTCCTCTTCCGCATCTCCGAGG contains the following coding sequences:
- a CDS encoding peptidylprolyl isomerase codes for the protein MQLLRSALLPALAVLLVAGLVAGCSSGPRIPADPDAAAVAEFTGETLTLGEFENRYALTVGSREAAAADSLAAYEDFLQRYVDFRLKVQQARDLGLDRDSTILAEIDDYRAQLAKPYLVEREVLEDITRDLFEKQKEEIRAAHVLIRVDETAAPEDTLAAFTKIAALRDSVAAGADFEEIAVRNSEDPSAQNNRGDLGYFSGGRMIQAFEDMAYATPVGEVSPAFRTRFGYHILNVTDRRPAEGEIQASHILVRISPEATATDSTEARTLAASLRDRALAGEDFATLARQYSDDEASGKRGGDLGFFARSRMVPPFADAAYALGEIGDLSDVVETRFGYHVILLTGRKELETYDEAYPDLKQTAERLPRTAVRRQAVGRAFRTEAGSTVDANMLRRATAAYTPDSLLFLAATQNFGDFAGETFATVGDSTFTLGAFADYIRQARPVPGADQFGQLFDLADDFLNEESVELVALRLEERDPEFRRIMEDYADGVLLFRISEDSVWNAATRDSLALVAHYDANTADYQFPERRRVVGFYSRSDSLLQVVASALDAGQGPVEIEALVAGADQGVQIDTVFINNEPTMTAEGSETIFDQARVLNVGQRSSVLPYQSRQAVLLLDAIEAPRPMTFDEARAQVVADYQDVLDERLRARLRQAYGAALYPELLRFAFAGEPTMEAMMGSASMQ